One genomic window of Micrococcus flavus includes the following:
- a CDS encoding ADP-ribosylglycohydrolase family protein, which translates to MTDSPAPAVPYPSRVAGLLAAGAAGDALGYAVEFDDDAAIRARLGADGVTDAAALLAATGLADLPVSDDTQMTLFVLDGLLEWIEWQNDGQAADPAACVWLACLRWHRTQTGVLPEGAPPAPDRWIDAHAELHARRAPGNACLSGLASPGMGLPGDPKNPDSKGCGTVMRSAPYGMVPGLEDHHVVSLARQGAVLTHGHPTAWTAAAAYALTVSAVLRGLGLPDAVAHARAWLDTVGADGAETAAALDAALAAAAQAPDDVGAPGTLPAALGEGWVAEEALGIAVYAALVGQARAADPTAALALALRIGANHRGDSDSTASLAGQLLGALHGMAVLGVDAGDAAEATAAVPAWIREREVLAEAVRRWVGATS; encoded by the coding sequence ATGACCGACTCCCCCGCCCCCGCCGTCCCCTATCCTTCCCGCGTGGCGGGCCTGCTCGCGGCCGGCGCCGCGGGCGACGCCCTGGGCTACGCGGTGGAGTTCGACGACGACGCCGCGATCCGTGCCCGGCTGGGCGCCGACGGCGTCACGGACGCCGCCGCGCTGCTCGCCGCGACGGGTCTCGCCGACCTGCCCGTCTCGGACGACACCCAGATGACCCTCTTCGTCCTGGACGGGCTGCTCGAGTGGATCGAGTGGCAGAACGACGGCCAGGCCGCGGACCCGGCCGCGTGCGTGTGGCTGGCGTGCCTGCGCTGGCACCGGACGCAGACGGGCGTCCTGCCCGAGGGGGCCCCGCCGGCCCCGGACCGCTGGATCGACGCCCACGCGGAGCTGCACGCCCGCCGCGCCCCGGGGAACGCGTGCCTGTCCGGGCTGGCGAGCCCGGGCATGGGCCTGCCCGGCGACCCGAAGAACCCCGACTCCAAGGGCTGCGGCACCGTCATGCGCTCGGCGCCCTACGGGATGGTCCCCGGCCTGGAGGACCACCACGTGGTGTCTCTGGCCCGTCAGGGTGCCGTGCTCACCCACGGCCACCCCACCGCGTGGACGGCGGCCGCCGCGTACGCCCTGACCGTCTCCGCGGTGCTCCGCGGCCTCGGGCTGCCGGACGCCGTGGCCCATGCCCGGGCGTGGCTCGACACGGTCGGTGCGGACGGGGCGGAGACGGCCGCCGCCCTGGACGCGGCCCTGGCGGCGGCCGCCCAGGCCCCGGACGACGTCGGCGCCCCCGGCACGCTGCCGGCCGCCCTCGGCGAGGGCTGGGTGGCCGAGGAGGCCCTGGGGATCGCCGTGTACGCCGCGCTCGTGGGGCAGGCGCGGGCCGCGGACCCGACCGCGGCGCTGGCGCTGGCGCTGCGGATCGGCGCCAACCACCGCGGGGACTCCGACTCCACCGCCTCGCTGGCCGGGCAGCTGCTGGGCGCCCTCCACGGCATGGCGGTCCTCGGGGTCGACGCCGGGGACGCCGCGGAGGCCACCGCCGCCGTGCCGGCCTGGATCCGCGAGCGGGAGGTGCTGGCGGAGGCCGTGCGCCGCTGGGTGGGCGCCACGTCCTGA
- a CDS encoding exonuclease domain-containing protein, whose product MTAGPGPASPWGPAAQPGLDFTAIDFETANGFRGSACAVGLVRVRDGRMAERAVWLMRPPAGFDRFDPRNTRIHGIRAEQVADAPRFAEVHERIADFVGSDVLVAHNAAFDVGVIESGLEVSGRDVPAYDYTCSLTLARRVYRLASYALPSAAREAGFTPGRHHDALADAEACAAILIDIAARTCAPGEASVDAVLAVQGMRRSTLPARGAGQGRESRATRQARLQPGLFDATVPLADERDLPDLMRWPDEGVNPEPDVDADPTHPLYGQTVVFTGGIGMSRQEAKLRAAARGARTANRVNARTTVLVVGDGLSAADLAEAARQEPAGSVGAVRAAGPRAEWVSSALAHRKTREALARRARGQALSLVPEEEFLRMVGDDGPAGAGPGAAD is encoded by the coding sequence GTGACCGCGGGGCCCGGTCCGGCGTCGCCGTGGGGGCCGGCGGCGCAGCCGGGCCTGGACTTCACGGCGATCGACTTCGAGACCGCCAACGGCTTCCGCGGCTCGGCCTGCGCGGTGGGCCTAGTGCGCGTGCGGGACGGGCGCATGGCGGAGCGGGCGGTGTGGCTGATGCGTCCCCCGGCCGGGTTCGACCGGTTCGACCCGCGCAACACCCGCATCCACGGCATCCGCGCCGAGCAGGTGGCGGACGCGCCGCGGTTCGCGGAGGTCCACGAGCGGATCGCGGACTTCGTGGGCTCGGACGTGCTCGTGGCGCACAACGCGGCCTTCGACGTCGGCGTGATCGAGTCCGGCCTGGAGGTCTCCGGGCGGGACGTGCCCGCCTACGACTACACCTGCAGCCTCACGCTCGCCCGCCGCGTGTACCGCCTGGCCTCGTACGCCCTGCCGTCCGCCGCGCGGGAGGCCGGCTTCACGCCGGGGCGGCACCACGACGCGCTGGCCGACGCCGAGGCGTGCGCCGCCATCCTGATCGACATCGCGGCCCGGACCTGCGCCCCTGGTGAGGCCTCCGTGGACGCCGTCCTGGCCGTCCAGGGGATGCGCCGCAGCACCCTGCCGGCACGCGGCGCGGGACAGGGACGGGAGTCCCGCGCCACCCGGCAGGCCCGCCTGCAGCCGGGACTGTTCGACGCCACCGTGCCGCTCGCGGACGAGCGCGACCTGCCGGACCTCATGCGGTGGCCCGACGAGGGCGTGAACCCGGAACCGGACGTCGACGCCGACCCCACCCACCCCCTGTACGGACAGACCGTGGTGTTCACCGGCGGGATCGGGATGTCCCGCCAGGAGGCCAAGCTCCGGGCCGCGGCGCGAGGCGCCCGCACCGCCAACCGCGTCAACGCCCGCACCACCGTGCTCGTGGTGGGGGACGGGCTCTCCGCGGCGGACCTGGCGGAGGCCGCGCGCCAGGAGCCAGCGGGGTCGGTCGGAGCGGTCCGGGCGGCGGGGCCGCGCGCCGAGTGGGTCAGCTCCGCGCTGGCGCACCGCAAGACCCGTGAGGCCCTGGCCCGCCGCGCGCGCGGGCAGGCGCTGTCCCTGGTGCCCGAGGAGGAGTTCCTGCGGATGGTGGGGGACGACGGCCCGGCCGGTGCCGGGCCCGGGGCCGCCGACTGA
- the rdgB gene encoding RdgB/HAM1 family non-canonical purine NTP pyrophosphatase gives MSAGGRIPAGARVVLATHNQGKVRELRALLADALPDLDVETAVVDAGAVGAPDVVEDGVTFEANALKKARAVAEHTGLVAVADDSGLAVDVLGGAPGIFSARWAGRHGDDHANLELLLAQLQDVPDEHRSAAFVCAAALAVPAGASGPAREHVELGRMPGTLLREPVGVGGFGYDPILRPEGEERSTAQLSAAEKNAISHRGRAFRALLPHLVAALESRL, from the coding sequence ATGAGCGCCGGGGGCCGGATCCCGGCCGGTGCCCGGGTGGTGCTGGCCACGCACAACCAGGGCAAGGTGCGCGAGCTGCGCGCCCTGCTCGCGGACGCGCTGCCGGACCTGGACGTGGAGACGGCCGTGGTGGACGCCGGCGCCGTGGGCGCCCCGGACGTGGTCGAGGACGGCGTCACCTTCGAGGCCAACGCGCTGAAGAAGGCGAGGGCGGTCGCCGAGCACACCGGCCTGGTGGCCGTGGCCGACGACTCCGGCCTGGCCGTGGACGTCCTGGGCGGCGCGCCCGGGATCTTCTCCGCCCGCTGGGCCGGGCGCCACGGTGACGACCACGCCAACCTCGAGCTGCTGCTCGCGCAGCTGCAGGACGTCCCGGACGAGCACCGTTCGGCCGCCTTCGTGTGCGCCGCCGCGCTCGCGGTCCCGGCGGGGGCCTCCGGCCCGGCGCGCGAGCACGTGGAGCTGGGCCGCATGCCCGGCACCCTGCTGCGCGAGCCCGTGGGCGTGGGCGGGTTCGGCTACGACCCGATCCTGCGGCCCGAGGGCGAGGAGCGCTCCACCGCGCAGCTGAGTGCGGCCGAGAAGAACGCGATCAGCCACCGGGGCCGGGCATTCCGAGCCCTGCTGCCCCACCTCGTGGCGGCGCTCGAGTCGCGCCTGTGA
- the rph gene encoding ribonuclease PH, whose protein sequence is MTDASLSPRTPVTRQDGRAVDELRPITVTRGFSRQAEGSALVEFGGTRVLCTASFTQGVPRWLKGEGTGWVTAEYAMLPRATSERNQRESVKGRIGGRTHEISRLIGRSLRAVIDLAALGENTIVLDCDVLDADGGTRTASITGAYVALAEAVAWARRESVLKKDAQVLTDSVAAVSVGIVDGVAMLDLPYVEDVRAETDMNVVVTGSGRFVEVQGTAEGAPFDRAELDALLDLALAGTAELARIQAETLAGDAEGRA, encoded by the coding sequence ATGACCGACGCCTCGCTGAGCCCCCGCACGCCCGTGACCCGTCAGGACGGCCGCGCCGTCGACGAGCTGCGTCCCATCACCGTCACCCGCGGGTTCTCCCGCCAGGCCGAGGGCTCCGCCCTGGTGGAGTTCGGCGGGACCCGCGTGCTGTGCACCGCCTCCTTCACGCAGGGCGTCCCGCGCTGGCTCAAGGGCGAGGGCACCGGCTGGGTCACCGCCGAGTACGCCATGCTCCCGCGTGCCACCTCCGAGCGGAACCAGCGCGAGTCCGTGAAGGGGAGGATCGGCGGCCGCACGCACGAGATCTCCCGGCTGATCGGCCGCTCCCTGCGCGCCGTGATCGACCTCGCGGCGCTGGGGGAGAACACCATCGTGCTGGACTGCGACGTCCTGGACGCCGACGGCGGCACCCGCACCGCCTCCATCACCGGCGCCTACGTGGCCCTCGCCGAGGCCGTGGCCTGGGCCCGCCGCGAGAGCGTGCTGAAGAAGGACGCGCAGGTGCTCACCGACTCGGTGGCCGCCGTGTCCGTGGGGATCGTGGACGGCGTCGCCATGCTGGACCTGCCCTATGTGGAGGACGTGCGCGCCGAGACGGACATGAATGTCGTGGTCACCGGCTCCGGTCGGTTCGTCGAGGTGCAGGGCACCGCCGAGGGCGCCCCCTTCGACCGCGCCGAGCTGGACGCCCTCCTGGACCTCGCCCTGGCCGGCACCGCCGAGCTCGCCCGCATCCAGGCCGAGACCCTCGCGGGGGACGCCGAGGGACGCGCATGA
- a CDS encoding MBL fold metallo-hydrolase has translation MKLTVIGASGSFPGPGSPASCYLVTADGPDGDGGTRPWRVLLDLGNGSLGVLQRYIDLEQLDGILLSHLHPDHCMDLCGLHVAVRWNPAGWHAGRIPVYGPAATATRIAEAYGMEPEPGMHPDFDFRTWRPGRTERLGPFRITPHSVRHPIDEAYALRLEVDEPGEDGAPVPRVLTYSGDTDTCEGLVAAARGADVFLCEAAFQEGRDDHIDGVHLTGLRAGRMAAQAGARKLLLTHLPVWNDPQQAALEARRAYEGPLAVAVAGLSYGV, from the coding sequence GTGAAGCTGACCGTCATCGGGGCCTCGGGCTCCTTCCCCGGGCCGGGCTCGCCCGCCTCGTGCTACCTCGTCACCGCCGACGGGCCGGACGGCGACGGCGGCACCCGCCCCTGGCGTGTCCTGCTGGACCTGGGCAACGGATCGCTCGGCGTGCTCCAGCGGTACATCGACCTCGAGCAGCTCGACGGGATCCTGCTCTCCCACCTGCATCCGGACCACTGCATGGACCTGTGCGGCCTGCACGTGGCCGTGCGGTGGAACCCCGCCGGCTGGCACGCCGGCCGGATCCCCGTGTACGGGCCCGCCGCCACCGCCACGCGGATCGCCGAGGCGTACGGGATGGAGCCCGAGCCCGGCATGCACCCGGACTTCGACTTCCGCACGTGGCGGCCGGGCCGCACGGAGCGGCTCGGCCCGTTCCGGATCACCCCCCACTCCGTGCGCCACCCCATCGACGAGGCCTACGCGCTGCGCCTCGAGGTGGACGAGCCCGGGGAGGACGGCGCCCCCGTCCCGCGCGTGCTGACCTACTCCGGGGACACGGACACGTGCGAGGGCCTCGTGGCGGCCGCCCGGGGGGCGGACGTGTTCCTCTGCGAGGCCGCCTTCCAGGAGGGCCGGGACGACCACATCGACGGCGTCCACCTCACCGGCCTGCGCGCCGGCCGGATGGCCGCGCAGGCGGGGGCGAGGAAGCTGTTGCTGACCCACCTGCCGGTCTGGAACGACCCCCAGCAGGCGGCCCTCGAGGCGCGCCGCGCGTACGAGGGGCCGCTCGCCGTCGCCGTGGCCGGGCTGAGCTACGGCGTCTGA
- the murI gene encoding glutamate racemase — protein MSGPTSPPATGATAASPIGIFDSGVGGLTVARAIMDQLPHEPVMYVGDTAHAPYGPRPIAQVRALALGIMDELVEAGVKALVIACNSASAAVLRDARERYTGRLGIPVVEVIQPAVRRAVAATRNGRIGVIGTQATVGSRAYEDSFSAAPHLQVVSAACPRFVEFVEAGITTGPELLETAEEYVAPLQAAGVDTLVLGCTHYPLLTGALSLVMGDDVTLVSSAEETAKDLYRALVRHGLEHPHSAAGSAAAPQHRFAATGDPEHFQALARRFLGPEVGRVQRIDTVRERYPTAALTALTPDVLARLRAEMEQEGAQ, from the coding sequence ATGAGCGGCCCGACCTCCCCCCCGGCCACCGGGGCCACGGCGGCCTCGCCGATCGGCATCTTCGACTCCGGCGTCGGCGGCCTCACCGTGGCGCGCGCGATCATGGACCAGCTGCCCCACGAGCCCGTGATGTACGTGGGGGACACCGCCCATGCACCGTACGGGCCGCGCCCGATCGCCCAGGTCCGGGCGCTCGCGCTCGGGATCATGGACGAGCTCGTGGAGGCCGGCGTCAAGGCGCTCGTGATCGCGTGCAACTCCGCCTCGGCGGCCGTGCTGCGCGACGCGCGGGAGCGCTACACCGGCCGGCTCGGCATCCCCGTCGTCGAGGTCATCCAGCCGGCCGTGCGCCGGGCCGTGGCGGCCACGCGCAACGGGCGGATCGGCGTGATCGGCACCCAGGCCACCGTGGGCTCCCGCGCGTACGAGGACTCGTTCTCCGCGGCCCCGCACCTGCAGGTGGTCTCCGCCGCGTGCCCGCGCTTCGTGGAGTTCGTGGAGGCCGGGATCACCACCGGCCCCGAGCTGCTGGAGACCGCCGAGGAGTACGTGGCCCCGCTCCAGGCGGCGGGCGTGGACACCCTGGTCCTGGGCTGCACCCACTATCCGCTGCTCACCGGCGCCCTGTCCCTGGTGATGGGCGACGACGTCACCCTCGTCTCCTCCGCCGAGGAGACCGCGAAGGACCTGTACCGGGCGCTCGTGCGGCACGGCCTGGAGCACCCGCACTCGGCCGCCGGGTCCGCCGCGGCCCCGCAGCACCGGTTCGCCGCCACGGGCGACCCCGAGCACTTCCAGGCGCTCGCCCGCCGGTTCCTCGGACCCGAGGTCGGGCGGGTGCAGCGGATCGACACGGTGCGGGAGCGGTACCCCACCGCGGCGCTGACGGCGCTGACCCCGGACGTGCTGGCCCGGCTGCGGGCCGAGATGGAGCAGGAGGGCGCCCAGTGA
- a CDS encoding DUF2017 family protein: protein MAQRFRWTRRGYVAELEKAEVRLLRGLVKDVVTLLENRQDEVLPETPAPAEDAVGPASEPQGDVAPRPDAPAEDGHDAAFWALVGGMELGAESAEERPAPQDPAVARLLPDSMPHADEHERARQRALTEDALTAAKLDDARRALEALRSTRVTVPHDQAPSFGRALNDVRLVLAVRLGIETDDDARRVHAVDDWRHAQDVETTMALLYNFTTWLQETLMDEMLSELPEDPRDTGAEGPDA from the coding sequence ATGGCACAGCGATTCCGCTGGACGCGGCGCGGCTATGTGGCGGAGCTCGAGAAGGCCGAGGTGCGCCTGCTGCGCGGCCTCGTCAAGGACGTGGTGACCCTCCTGGAGAACCGGCAGGACGAGGTCCTCCCGGAGACGCCCGCGCCGGCCGAGGACGCGGTCGGCCCGGCGTCGGAGCCGCAGGGCGACGTCGCCCCCCGCCCGGACGCGCCGGCCGAGGACGGCCACGACGCCGCGTTCTGGGCCCTCGTGGGCGGGATGGAGCTGGGCGCGGAGTCCGCCGAGGAGCGTCCGGCGCCGCAGGACCCGGCGGTGGCGCGGCTGCTGCCGGACTCCATGCCCCACGCGGACGAGCACGAGCGGGCCCGGCAGCGCGCCCTCACCGAGGACGCCCTCACCGCGGCCAAGCTCGACGACGCCCGCCGCGCCCTGGAGGCGCTGCGCTCCACGCGGGTCACCGTGCCCCATGACCAGGCCCCCTCCTTCGGGCGGGCCCTGAACGACGTGCGCCTCGTGCTGGCCGTGCGCCTCGGGATCGAGACGGACGACGACGCCCGCCGCGTGCACGCGGTGGACGACTGGCGCCACGCGCAGGACGTGGAGACCACCATGGCGCTGCTGTACAACTTCACCACCTGGCTGCAGGAGACCCTGATGGACGAGATGCTGTCCGAGCTGCCCGAGGACCCCCGGGACACGGGCGCGGAGGGGCCGGACGCATGA
- the clpS gene encoding ATP-dependent Clp protease adapter ClpS — MSRPSARAAARPWTVLASHGAEESGGTDTALLERPREDHGLARPWHVVVWNDPVNLMSYVAYVFRSHFGYSAARAKTLMLEVHERGRSVVFTGGREVAEGHVNAMHGYGLWATLEQAED; from the coding sequence ATGTCCCGCCCGTCCGCCCGCGCAGCCGCCCGTCCGTGGACCGTCCTGGCCTCACACGGGGCGGAGGAGTCCGGGGGCACGGACACCGCCCTGCTGGAGCGTCCGCGCGAGGACCACGGGCTCGCCCGTCCCTGGCACGTGGTGGTGTGGAACGACCCGGTGAACCTGATGAGCTACGTGGCGTACGTGTTCCGCTCCCACTTCGGCTACTCCGCCGCCCGCGCGAAGACCCTCATGCTCGAGGTGCACGAGAGAGGCCGGTCCGTGGTGTTCACCGGCGGGCGCGAGGTGGCCGAGGGGCACGTGAACGCGATGCACGGCTACGGCCTGTGGGCCACCCTCGAGCAGGCCGAGGACTGA
- a CDS encoding nicotinate phosphoribosyltransferase — protein sequence MTDHYELTMLQAALRAGTARRRSRFELFTRRLPEGRRYGVVAGTGRALEGLSRFRFSTPEIDFLADHSVVDDATLQWLADFRFSGDILGYAEGEAYFPHSPVLQVESTFAEACILETYLLSILNYDSAVASAASRMTSAAQGRPCIEMGARRIHEEAAVAAARAAVIAGFAATSNLEAGRRYGVKTVGTAAHSFTLLHDSERAAFEAQVAALGRDTTLLVDTYDIEQGVRTAVEVAGPELRNVRLDSGDLVQQAHEVRELLDSLGNTETGIMVTSDLDEYAIASLRSAPVASYGVGTRLVTGSGAPTASMVYKLVARQGDDGAWVDVAKASSGKTSHGGRKDAVRRRDARGRAVAELVGVNRSPEADADDRPLLHTFVQDGELLEGWTGPEAVTRAAERHAASLAELPRAAARLQPGEALIPTIFQED from the coding sequence ATGACCGACCACTACGAGCTGACCATGCTGCAGGCGGCCCTGCGGGCGGGCACGGCCCGGCGGCGCAGCCGGTTCGAGCTGTTCACGCGGCGCCTGCCCGAGGGCCGCCGGTACGGCGTGGTGGCCGGGACGGGCCGCGCGCTCGAGGGCCTCTCCCGGTTCCGGTTCTCCACCCCGGAGATCGACTTCCTCGCCGACCACTCCGTGGTGGACGACGCCACGCTGCAGTGGCTCGCGGACTTCCGCTTCTCCGGGGACATCCTGGGCTACGCCGAGGGCGAGGCCTACTTCCCGCACTCCCCCGTCCTGCAGGTCGAGTCCACCTTCGCGGAGGCCTGCATCCTGGAGACGTACCTGCTCTCCATCCTCAACTATGACTCCGCCGTGGCCTCCGCGGCCTCCCGCATGACCTCCGCGGCGCAGGGCCGCCCGTGCATCGAGATGGGCGCCCGCCGCATCCACGAGGAGGCCGCCGTGGCCGCCGCCCGCGCCGCCGTCATCGCCGGGTTCGCCGCCACCTCCAACCTGGAGGCCGGCCGCCGGTACGGCGTGAAGACGGTCGGCACCGCCGCCCACTCCTTCACCCTCCTGCATGACTCCGAGCGCGCGGCGTTCGAGGCTCAGGTCGCCGCGCTGGGCCGGGACACCACCCTCCTCGTGGACACCTACGACATCGAGCAGGGCGTGCGCACCGCCGTCGAGGTGGCCGGCCCCGAGCTGCGCAACGTGCGCCTGGACTCCGGCGACCTCGTCCAGCAGGCCCACGAGGTCCGCGAGCTGCTCGACTCCCTGGGGAACACGGAGACCGGCATCATGGTCACCTCCGACCTGGACGAGTACGCGATCGCGTCCCTGCGCTCGGCCCCCGTGGCCTCCTACGGCGTGGGAACCCGTCTGGTCACCGGTTCCGGCGCCCCCACCGCCTCCATGGTCTACAAGCTCGTGGCCCGCCAGGGCGACGACGGCGCCTGGGTGGACGTGGCCAAGGCCTCTTCGGGCAAGACGTCCCACGGCGGCCGCAAGGACGCCGTCCGCCGCCGCGACGCCCGCGGGCGCGCCGTGGCCGAGCTGGTGGGCGTCAACCGCTCCCCCGAGGCCGACGCCGACGACCGCCCCCTGCTGCACACCTTCGTCCAGGACGGCGAGCTGCTGGAGGGCTGGACCGGACCGGAGGCCGTCACCCGCGCCGCGGAGCGCCACGCCGCCTCCCTGGCCGAGCTGCCGCGGGCCGCCGCCCGTCTGCAGCCCGGCGAGGCCCTCATCCCGACGATCTTCCAGGAGGACTGA
- a CDS encoding isochorismatase family protein, whose protein sequence is MTEQNHALVIVDVQNDFCEGGALAVTGGAAVAAAIADHVNEARDRYTAVVATRDWHVDPAGHFAAASLEDRDAAPDYVRSWPVHCVAGTPGAELHPDLSAEDLEIDAEFLKGQHADGYSGFDGAEGDPDTVRSGEEDSAPAGPYGATRGAAHAADDGASLDDWLREADVDALTVVGLATDHCVRATVLDALEAGYEVTVRTDLVAGVDEAASQAALHEMEAAGALLRAGD, encoded by the coding sequence ATGACCGAGCAGAACCACGCCCTCGTGATCGTGGACGTGCAGAACGACTTCTGCGAGGGCGGCGCCCTCGCGGTGACCGGCGGCGCCGCCGTCGCCGCCGCGATCGCCGACCATGTCAACGAGGCCCGCGACCGGTACACCGCCGTGGTCGCCACGCGCGACTGGCACGTGGACCCGGCCGGGCACTTCGCCGCCGCCTCCCTCGAGGACCGCGACGCCGCGCCGGACTACGTGCGCTCCTGGCCCGTGCACTGCGTGGCCGGCACCCCGGGCGCCGAGCTGCACCCGGACCTGTCCGCGGAGGACCTCGAGATCGACGCGGAGTTCCTCAAGGGCCAGCACGCCGACGGCTACTCCGGCTTCGACGGCGCCGAGGGCGATCCGGACACCGTCCGCTCCGGCGAGGAGGACTCCGCTCCGGCCGGCCCGTACGGCGCCACCCGCGGGGCCGCGCACGCGGCCGACGACGGCGCCTCCCTGGACGACTGGCTGCGCGAGGCCGACGTGGACGCCCTCACCGTGGTGGGCCTGGCCACCGACCACTGCGTGCGCGCCACCGTGCTCGACGCCCTCGAGGCCGGCTACGAGGTGACCGTGCGCACGGACCTGGTGGCCGGCGTCGACGAGGCCGCCTCCCAGGCCGCCCTGCACGAGATGGAGGCCGCCGGCGCGCTGCTGCGCGCGGGCGACTGA
- a CDS encoding DEAD/DEAH box helicase, which yields MAEGRSETSGAPTPDGIQPDLFHVGEDLPPALPERAAWGTAPKLRQWQQEALEKYLQEAPQDFLAVATPGAGKTTFALRVAKILMDSGVVQRLTVVAPTDHLKRQWADNAARVGLAIDPNFKNADGRHGAEYRGVALTYAQVANKPVLHRNRTEAAKTLVILDEIHHGGDARSWGEGIREAFEPATRRLSLTGTPFRSDDAYIPFVRYERGEDGFERSTADYTYGYGPALRDHVVRPVIFLAYSGQMRWKTSTGEVMEAQLGEAATKDITASAWRTALDPAGEWIPSVLRAADRRLTEIRRGIPDAGALVIASDHEDARAYAAQLQALTGQAPAVILSDDKGASDRIEEFAASDERWMVAVRMVSEGVDVPRLCVGVYATSTSTPLFFAQAVGRFVRSRRRGEVASMFLPSVPQLMLLANEMELERDHALDRREGAVAVEELEDLSQAPEEDLIAEANRAERGSETLTRASFEALESRASFDKVLFDGGEFGLGGDVGSDEELDFLGIPGLLDAEQVSELLRQRQDEQIRRKPAAAPQEGRDVVDHRRMKELRAELSKTVSAWSARSGQPHGVIHNRLREVSGGPAVAQASKEQLEKRLETLRGWFVGRR from the coding sequence GTGGCTGAGGGCCGCTCCGAAACGAGCGGCGCCCCCACCCCGGACGGCATCCAGCCGGACCTGTTCCACGTCGGCGAGGACCTCCCGCCGGCGTTGCCCGAGCGCGCCGCGTGGGGCACCGCCCCCAAGCTGCGGCAGTGGCAGCAGGAGGCCCTGGAGAAGTACCTGCAGGAGGCCCCCCAGGACTTCCTCGCGGTGGCCACCCCGGGCGCGGGCAAGACCACCTTCGCGCTGCGCGTGGCGAAGATCCTGATGGACTCCGGGGTGGTGCAGCGGCTCACCGTGGTGGCCCCCACGGACCACCTCAAGCGGCAGTGGGCGGACAACGCCGCCCGCGTGGGCCTGGCGATCGACCCGAACTTCAAGAACGCCGACGGGCGCCACGGGGCAGAGTACCGCGGGGTCGCCCTGACGTACGCGCAGGTGGCGAACAAGCCCGTGCTGCACCGCAACCGCACCGAGGCCGCCAAGACGCTCGTGATCCTGGACGAGATCCACCACGGCGGCGACGCCCGCAGCTGGGGCGAGGGCATCCGCGAGGCGTTCGAGCCGGCCACGCGGCGGCTGTCCCTCACGGGCACCCCGTTCCGCTCGGACGACGCCTACATCCCGTTCGTCCGCTACGAGCGCGGCGAGGACGGCTTCGAGCGCTCGACGGCCGACTACACGTACGGTTACGGCCCGGCCCTGCGGGACCACGTGGTGCGGCCCGTCATCTTCCTGGCCTACTCCGGCCAGATGCGGTGGAAGACCTCCACCGGCGAGGTCATGGAGGCCCAGCTCGGCGAGGCCGCCACCAAGGACATCACCGCCTCGGCCTGGCGCACCGCGCTGGACCCGGCGGGCGAGTGGATCCCCTCGGTGCTGCGCGCCGCGGACCGGCGGCTCACCGAGATCCGCCGCGGCATCCCCGACGCCGGCGCCCTCGTCATCGCCTCCGACCACGAGGACGCCCGCGCCTACGCGGCCCAGCTGCAGGCGCTCACGGGCCAGGCGCCGGCCGTGATCCTCTCGGACGACAAGGGCGCCTCGGACCGGATCGAGGAGTTCGCCGCCTCGGACGAGCGGTGGATGGTGGCGGTGCGCATGGTGTCCGAGGGCGTGGACGTGCCCCGGCTGTGCGTGGGCGTCTACGCCACGAGCACCTCCACCCCGCTGTTCTTCGCCCAGGCCGTGGGACGCTTCGTGCGCTCGCGGCGGCGCGGCGAGGTGGCCTCCATGTTCCTGCCCTCCGTGCCGCAGCTGATGCTGCTGGCCAACGAGATGGAGCTCGAGCGGGACCACGCCCTGGACCGCCGCGAGGGCGCGGTCGCGGTGGAGGAGCTCGAGGACCTCTCGCAGGCCCCCGAGGAGGACCTGATCGCGGAGGCCAACCGGGCCGAGCGCGGATCGGAGACCCTCACGCGGGCCTCGTTCGAGGCCCTCGAGTCCCGCGCCAGCTTCGACAAGGTCCTCTTCGACGGTGGCGAGTTCGGCCTCGGCGGGGACGTGGGCTCGGACGAGGAGCTGGACTTCCTCGGCATCCCCGGCCTGCTGGACGCCGAGCAGGTCTCGGAGCTGCTGCGCCAGCGCCAGGACGAGCAGATCCGTCGCAAGCCCGCCGCCGCCCCGCAGGAGGGCCGCGACGTCGTCGACCACCGGCGCATGAAGGAGCTGCGGGCCGAGCTGTCCAAGACGGTCTCCGCGTGGTCCGCGCGCTCCGGCCAGCCGCACGGGGTGATCCACAACCGGCTGCGCGAGGTCTCCGGCGGCCCCGCCGTGGCCCAGGCGTCGAAGGAGCAGCTGGAGAAGCGCCTGGAGACGCTGCGCGGGTGGTTCGTCGGGCGCCGGTGA